In Candidatus Eisenbacteria bacterium, a single genomic region encodes these proteins:
- a CDS encoding outer membrane beta-barrel protein has translation MSSLKSARVVLAAATAALFAGVSVASAQARLEITPFAGYYIASDLYNAYSTTGNSNVELTNSGLWGVKLSATGFRGGIEFSYTRTGSDVHVDRTLSGQPRQEFGRVDIDSYDINFLGYQPSGNPRVTPIGIVGFGWSVTHPQIDTDFNLGTGPQPESHTLFNFNFGLGVKVAMSERLSTRIEGRWRVTDTHLTTDSGFWCDPWGYCYNYSSDWYNSGELLAGFSFAIR, from the coding sequence ATGTCATCGCTCAAATCCGCACGGGTGGTCCTGGCTGCCGCGACCGCCGCACTCTTCGCCGGCGTCTCCGTCGCCTCGGCTCAGGCCAGGCTCGAAATCACGCCCTTCGCCGGTTATTACATCGCCAGCGATCTCTACAACGCCTATTCGACCACTGGGAACAGCAACGTCGAGCTGACCAACTCCGGTCTCTGGGGCGTGAAGCTTTCAGCCACCGGCTTCCGCGGCGGAATCGAGTTCTCCTACACGCGGACGGGCTCCGACGTCCACGTCGACCGCACGCTCAGCGGGCAGCCGCGTCAGGAATTCGGTCGCGTCGACATCGACAGCTACGACATCAACTTCCTCGGTTACCAGCCCTCGGGCAATCCGCGTGTGACGCCGATCGGCATCGTGGGTTTCGGATGGTCGGTCACGCATCCGCAAATCGACACGGACTTCAACCTCGGCACCGGCCCGCAGCCCGAGTCCCACACGCTCTTCAACTTCAACTTCGGTCTCGGGGTGAAGGTGGCGATGAGCGAGAGGCTCAGCACTCGGATCGAGGGTCGCTGGCGGGTCACCGACACCCACCTCACCACGGACAGCGGCTTCTGGTGCGACCCGTGGGGCTATTGCTACAACTACTCCTCGGACTGGTACAACAGCGGCGAGCTTCTGGCGGGCTTCAGCTTCGCGATCCGGTAG
- a CDS encoding bile acid:sodium symporter — protein sequence MTLAQLVPIVLQVSVGLAVFSIALQAHQGDLSYLLRKPSLLFRSLLAMNFVMPALAVATAVLFNLRPEVETALILLAIAPVPPVLPGKQRKAGGNVSYGIGLLTISAIAAIVTVPASIELIARVMGRDIHVPVGLIFKIVGITVLAPLMLGALVRRMAPALAERLARPLSRVGSVLLLVGVIPMFAAAWPGIMGLVGEYSLAAIVSFTVVGLLMGHLLGGPDPGDRTVLALSTATRHPGVALALSGIVAHGHRGLAAAVLLTVLVVAIVTFPYMQWRKRADAAVGVPAVQGEA from the coding sequence ATGACGCTCGCGCAGCTCGTTCCCATCGTGCTCCAGGTCAGCGTGGGCCTGGCGGTGTTCTCCATCGCGCTCCAGGCGCATCAGGGCGATCTGAGCTACCTGCTGCGCAAGCCCTCCCTCCTCTTCCGGTCGCTGCTCGCCATGAACTTCGTCATGCCGGCGCTGGCCGTAGCCACCGCCGTGCTCTTCAATCTGCGGCCGGAAGTGGAGACGGCGCTCATTCTGCTCGCCATCGCTCCAGTCCCCCCGGTGCTTCCGGGAAAACAGAGGAAGGCTGGCGGCAACGTGTCCTATGGCATCGGGCTGCTGACCATTTCCGCCATCGCCGCCATCGTCACCGTCCCGGCGTCCATCGAGCTCATCGCTCGCGTCATGGGCCGTGACATTCACGTGCCGGTCGGTCTGATCTTCAAGATCGTCGGCATCACCGTGCTGGCGCCGTTGATGCTGGGCGCTCTGGTCAGGCGAATGGCGCCCGCGCTGGCGGAGCGACTGGCCAGGCCGTTGTCGCGGGTGGGGTCCGTCCTGTTGCTGGTGGGGGTCATCCCGATGTTCGCCGCCGCGTGGCCGGGAATCATGGGCCTGGTCGGCGAGTATTCGCTTGCCGCCATCGTGTCGTTCACGGTGGTCGGCCTTCTCATGGGCCACCTACTCGGGGGGCCTGATCCAGGCGACCGGACCGTGCTCGCGCTCTCCACCGCCACTCGGCATCCCGGTGTGGCGCTGGCGCTCTCGGGAATCGTCGCGCACGGTCATCGTGGGCTCGCCGCGGCCGTGCTGCTCACGGTTCTGGTGGTCGCGATCGTGACCTTCCCGTACATGCAATGGCGCAAGCGCGCGGACGCCGCGGTCGGCGTTCCCGCGGTTCAGGGCGAAGCATAG